A genomic region of Candidatus Dormiibacterota bacterium contains the following coding sequences:
- a CDS encoding DMT family transporter, producing MSAGDAVRLLSLAALWGASFLFIRVAVLEVPPVGVVEVRLALGALAVALYAVVTGQRRALAGLRRPAAALVGLVSAALPYLCLAWGETRVASGVAAICNAAAPLCSALLALCLPHRSETERLTPARAAGLAVGIGGVVALVLIEGLGGQVDLLGLAVLLCAPVLYGIGALLGRRVFAGEPALVPAISANGLAALLVLPFALAAGRPAHAVSTQAVLSLIALGVGGTGIAYVLYYRLLSSLGATGALTVTYLLPGFALVYGAVFLGEPVRPAAVLALVLILAGTALTNRGRRGGGASPVVPVQVEPASSDQRS from the coding sequence ATGTCGGCCGGCGACGCGGTTCGCCTGCTCAGCCTCGCCGCCCTCTGGGGCGCCAGCTTCCTCTTCATCCGGGTGGCGGTGCTCGAGGTACCGCCGGTGGGCGTGGTCGAGGTCCGGCTCGCCCTCGGCGCCCTCGCCGTCGCCCTCTACGCGGTGGTGACCGGGCAGCGCCGGGCGCTCGCCGGGCTCCGCCGTCCCGCGGCCGCCCTGGTCGGGCTGGTCAGCGCCGCCCTGCCCTACCTCTGCCTCGCCTGGGGTGAGACCCGGGTCGCCAGCGGCGTCGCCGCCATCTGCAATGCCGCAGCCCCGTTGTGCTCGGCGCTGCTCGCGCTCTGCCTCCCGCATCGCTCCGAGACCGAGCGGCTGACCCCGGCGCGGGCCGCGGGCCTGGCGGTGGGGATCGGCGGGGTCGTCGCCCTGGTGCTCATCGAGGGCCTCGGCGGCCAGGTCGACCTGCTCGGCCTCGCCGTGCTGCTCTGCGCGCCCGTCCTCTACGGCATCGGCGCCCTGCTCGGCCGCCGGGTCTTCGCCGGCGAGCCCGCGCTGGTGCCGGCGATCAGCGCCAACGGCCTCGCGGCCCTGCTCGTCCTCCCCTTCGCCCTCGCCGCCGGCCGCCCCGCCCATGCCGTGAGCACCCAGGCGGTGCTCTCACTGATCGCGCTCGGGGTGGGCGGCACCGGGATCGCCTACGTCCTCTACTACCGGCTGCTCAGCAGCCTCGGGGCCACCGGGGCGCTCACCGTCACCTACCTGCTCCCCGGCTTCGCCCTCGTCTACGGCGCCGTGTTCCTCGGCGAGCCGGTTCGCCCGGCGGCGGTGCTGGCACTGGTGCTCATCCTCGCCGGGACGGCGCTCACCAACCGGGGGCGACGCGGTGGCGGTGCCTCGCCGGTGGTGCCGGTTCAGGTCGAGCCGGCCAGCTCCGACCAGCGCTCGTAG
- a CDS encoding carbohydrate kinase family protein gives MQIAVTGSVAFDTIMVFPGRFGEHILPDKTHILNVSFLVDRLERRRGGTAANIAYTLALLGERPLLCAAVGDDFDAYGAALEEAGVDTSTALRCDDVATASCFITTDLDDNQITAFFPGAMARAGAIDLRRPGAEVDTVVVAPDAPDAMAAHIAQATELGHRLVFAPAQQIPSLSEEALRTGLEAAWMVVGNDYELEMLRSRTGLGVDELRERGAVVAVTLGGRGSRLHSGDGVVEVPVAAVDEVVDPTGAGDAYLAGLLAGLRRGHDLGRAGRMGALAAAYVVEVRGPQAHHFSAEAFADRYRSAFAELLPA, from the coding sequence ATGCAGATCGCCGTCACCGGCTCGGTCGCCTTCGACACCATCATGGTCTTCCCGGGGCGCTTCGGCGAGCACATCCTCCCCGACAAGACCCACATCCTCAACGTCTCCTTCCTGGTCGACCGGCTGGAGCGGCGTCGCGGCGGGACCGCGGCGAACATCGCCTACACGCTGGCCCTGCTCGGCGAGCGCCCGCTGCTCTGCGCGGCCGTCGGCGACGACTTCGACGCCTATGGCGCGGCCCTCGAGGAGGCCGGCGTCGACACCTCGACGGCGCTGCGCTGCGACGACGTCGCCACCGCCTCCTGCTTCATCACCACCGACCTCGACGACAACCAGATCACCGCGTTCTTCCCGGGGGCGATGGCGCGGGCCGGGGCCATCGACCTGCGCCGCCCGGGCGCGGAGGTGGACACCGTGGTGGTCGCTCCCGACGCCCCCGATGCGATGGCGGCGCACATCGCCCAGGCGACCGAGCTCGGCCACCGCCTGGTCTTCGCGCCCGCCCAGCAGATCCCGTCGCTGAGCGAGGAGGCGCTGCGCACCGGGCTGGAGGCCGCCTGGATGGTGGTCGGCAACGACTACGAGCTCGAGATGCTCCGCAGCCGGACCGGCCTCGGCGTCGACGAGCTGCGCGAGCGCGGCGCCGTGGTGGCGGTGACCCTGGGCGGGCGGGGCAGCCGGCTGCACTCGGGCGACGGGGTGGTCGAGGTCCCGGTGGCGGCGGTGGACGAGGTGGTCGACCCCACCGGCGCCGGCGACGCCTATCTCGCCGGGCTGCTCGCCGGTCTCCGCCGCGGGCACGACCTCGGCCGCGCCGGGCGGATGGGCGCGCTCGCCGCCGCCTATGTCGTCGAGGTGCGCGGGCCCCAGGCGCACCACTTCTCCGCCGAGGCGTTCGCGGACCGCTACCGCTCC
- a CDS encoding ABC-F family ATP-binding cassette domain-containing protein — protein sequence MSLITLGGVSVAFGATTVFSGLDLRIEPRDRLAIVGANGAGKTSLLEVIAGTAPPSAGRVERDRRMRMAHLTQQSPPPSAPTVLAEVMASRQDVAALQSEMAELEQRLSAADPGDLEALMARYGEAQHTYEALGGYDLEARARAALGGLGLDAEAQRRHPRALSGGQVRRLEMAKLLLQDADLILLDEPTNHLDLAAIEWVEEFLRGVPAAIVVVSHDRRFLDGVCTGVLEIAHGVTEEYPGNYSAYVRLRVERRARRRKEWEEQQDHVNHQEEFIRRYKAGQRAREARGRQLKLDRLERVARPVEDARPRLRFTSSPGSNVLLRATDLVAGRQGRGIARLDRAVLGPGDRVAIVGANGSGKSTLLHTLAGELEPVAGTVTRGARLRMRLHRQEEAQPDVEDTGRTVLDELLADHPIGEERGRTVLGSLLFNGDEVFSPVSTLSGGERARLALGRLALDPTNLLLLDEPTNHLDIPAQEVLEEALQGYPGAVVLVSHDRALIDAIATRVWSVEAAGGGPATVREVLGGYSDLLRARRAAATAAAAAPAPPRRAPAPVAGGGGEGGGGTGEGPGERARERPDGERRERARGRARAAEVRRLEDDIAGVEADLAEVRRRLADPATFADPATGAEAGREHDRLEGALAELYERWSELAGST from the coding sequence ATGTCGCTCATCACCCTCGGCGGCGTCAGCGTCGCCTTCGGGGCCACCACCGTCTTCAGCGGCCTCGACCTGCGCATCGAGCCCCGCGACCGGCTCGCCATCGTCGGCGCCAACGGGGCGGGGAAGACGTCGCTGCTCGAGGTGATCGCCGGCACCGCCCCGCCCTCCGCCGGCCGGGTCGAGCGCGACCGGCGGATGCGCATGGCCCACCTCACCCAGCAGTCGCCGCCGCCCTCGGCGCCGACCGTGCTCGCCGAGGTGATGGCCTCGCGCCAGGACGTCGCCGCCCTGCAGTCGGAGATGGCGGAGCTCGAGCAGCGGCTCTCCGCGGCGGACCCGGGCGACCTCGAGGCGCTGATGGCCCGCTACGGCGAGGCGCAGCACACCTACGAGGCGCTCGGGGGCTACGACCTCGAGGCCCGTGCCCGGGCCGCGCTGGGCGGGCTCGGCCTCGACGCCGAGGCCCAGCGCCGCCATCCGCGAGCGCTGAGCGGCGGCCAGGTCCGGCGGCTGGAGATGGCCAAGCTGCTCCTCCAGGACGCCGACCTCATCCTCCTCGACGAGCCCACCAACCACCTCGACCTCGCCGCCATCGAGTGGGTCGAGGAGTTCCTGCGCGGGGTGCCCGCGGCGATCGTCGTCGTCTCCCACGACCGGCGCTTCCTGGACGGGGTCTGCACCGGGGTTCTGGAGATCGCCCACGGCGTCACCGAGGAGTACCCGGGCAACTACTCCGCCTACGTCCGGCTGCGGGTGGAGCGCCGGGCCCGCCGGCGCAAGGAGTGGGAGGAGCAGCAGGACCACGTCAACCACCAGGAGGAGTTCATCCGCCGCTACAAGGCGGGGCAGCGCGCCCGCGAGGCGCGGGGGCGGCAGCTCAAGCTCGACCGCCTCGAGCGGGTCGCCCGCCCGGTCGAGGACGCGCGCCCGCGGCTGCGCTTCACGTCCTCGCCGGGGTCGAACGTGCTGCTGCGGGCCACCGACCTGGTGGCCGGGCGGCAGGGCCGGGGCATCGCCCGGCTCGACCGCGCCGTGCTCGGCCCCGGCGACCGGGTCGCCATCGTGGGCGCCAACGGCAGCGGCAAGAGCACCCTGCTCCACACCCTCGCGGGCGAGCTCGAGCCGGTGGCGGGCACGGTGACCCGCGGGGCACGGCTGCGGATGCGCCTGCACCGGCAGGAGGAGGCCCAGCCCGACGTCGAGGACACCGGCCGCACCGTGCTCGACGAGCTGCTCGCCGACCACCCCATCGGCGAGGAGCGGGGACGCACCGTGCTCGGCAGCCTGCTCTTCAACGGCGACGAGGTCTTCTCCCCGGTCTCCACCCTGAGCGGCGGCGAGCGCGCCCGCCTCGCGCTCGGCCGGCTCGCCCTCGACCCCACCAACCTGCTGCTCCTCGACGAGCCCACCAACCACCTCGACATCCCCGCCCAGGAGGTGCTCGAGGAGGCGCTCCAGGGCTATCCCGGGGCGGTGGTGCTGGTCAGCCACGACCGCGCCCTGATCGACGCCATCGCCACCCGGGTGTGGTCGGTCGAGGCCGCCGGCGGCGGCCCCGCGACGGTCCGCGAGGTGCTCGGCGGCTACTCCGACCTGCTCCGCGCCCGCCGCGCCGCCGCCACCGCCGCCGCGGCGGCGCCGGCCCCGCCCCGGCGCGCCCCCGCCCCGGTCGCGGGCGGCGGCGGCGAGGGTGGAGGCGGCACCGGCGAGGGCCCCGGTGAACGGGCGCGTGAGCGCCCCGATGGTGAGCGGCGCGAGCGGGCGCGCGGCCGGGCCCGGGCCGCCGAGGTGCGGCGGCTCGAGGACGACATCGCCGGGGTCGAGGCCGACCTCGCCGAGGTGCGGCGGCGGCTGGCCGACCCCGCCACCTTCGCCGACCCCGCCACCGGCGCCGAGGCCGGCCGCGAGCACGACCGGCTCGAGGGCGCCCTCGCCGAGCTCTACGAGCGCTGGTCGGAGCTGGCCGGCTCGACCTGA
- a CDS encoding DMT family transporter, which yields MAGRLAPAALVMATVAVSFSAIFNRLAPDGPATIVWVRMAITVLLLLPLALRDLRSGALPRSAGDWMVVTLSGVLLAAHFLCWTASLRHTSVASSVLLVSLHPVLVAVLGRRLLGEAVSPRLVAGLGLALVGTVITATGDLRVSGEALGGDLLAIAGAATFAGYLLVGRRVRSRYGAAGYSVPVYLVVAAVALLVAPLSGSAVVPRPRTVLACAGLAVVCTVLGHTVFNWTLRHLRAVVVSLAFLGEAPITALLAIPFLGERPPGNAIAGGVAVLLGLGFALTEPSPVSIADEAAAQ from the coding sequence GTGGCCGGGCGGCTGGCCCCCGCCGCGCTGGTCATGGCCACCGTCGCGGTCTCCTTCTCGGCGATCTTCAACCGGCTCGCCCCCGACGGCCCTGCCACCATCGTCTGGGTGCGGATGGCGATCACCGTCCTCCTGCTCCTCCCCCTCGCGCTCCGCGACCTCCGGTCCGGCGCCCTCCCCCGCTCCGCCGGCGACTGGATGGTGGTCACCCTGAGCGGCGTCCTCCTCGCCGCCCACTTCCTCTGCTGGACGGCGTCGCTGCGCCACACCTCGGTTGCCTCGAGCGTGCTCCTGGTCTCGCTCCACCCGGTGCTGGTGGCGGTGCTGGGACGGCGGCTGCTCGGCGAGGCGGTCTCGCCGCGGCTCGTCGCCGGGCTCGGCCTCGCCCTGGTCGGGACGGTGATCACCGCCACCGGCGACCTCCGGGTCAGCGGCGAGGCGCTGGGCGGCGACCTCCTCGCCATCGCCGGTGCGGCGACCTTCGCCGGCTACCTGCTGGTCGGCCGGCGGGTTCGGTCCCGCTACGGCGCAGCCGGCTACTCGGTGCCGGTGTACCTGGTGGTGGCGGCGGTGGCGCTGCTGGTGGCGCCGCTGAGCGGGAGCGCGGTGGTCCCCCGGCCGCGGACGGTGCTCGCCTGCGCCGGGCTGGCGGTGGTCTGCACCGTGCTCGGACACACCGTCTTCAACTGGACGCTGCGCCACCTCCGCGCCGTGGTGGTGAGCCTCGCCTTCCTCGGCGAGGCGCCGATCACGGCGCTGCTGGCGATCCCCTTCCTCGGCGAGCGGCCGCCCGGGAACGCGATCGCCGGCGGGGTGGCGGTGCTCCTCGGGCTCGGCTTCGCCCTGACCGAGCCCTCCCCGGTGTCGATCGCCGACGAGGCGGCGGCGCAGTAG
- the hpt gene encoding hypoxanthine phosphoribosyltransferase has protein sequence MDPLEAGGGRPGRQLVSPEQIAARIAELAAEIDAAYADADSPVVLLCVLKGSLFFTADLARALSVALEIDAIAVRSYGAGTESSGTVQLVKDVTTPLGGRHVLMVEDVIDTGLTTSFLYEHVERHRPASLRLVALLDKPGRRRRPVRIDFRGFVLADEFVVGYGLDLDERFRNLPGVHALDHP, from the coding sequence GTGGATCCCCTGGAGGCGGGCGGCGGGCGGCCGGGGCGGCAGCTGGTGTCGCCGGAGCAGATCGCCGCCCGCATCGCCGAGCTCGCCGCCGAGATCGACGCCGCCTACGCGGACGCGGACAGCCCGGTGGTGCTGCTCTGCGTGCTCAAGGGCTCGCTCTTCTTCACCGCCGACCTGGCCCGGGCGCTCTCCGTCGCCCTCGAGATCGACGCGATCGCGGTGCGCTCCTACGGCGCGGGCACGGAGAGCTCCGGCACCGTCCAGCTGGTCAAGGACGTGACCACCCCGCTCGGCGGCCGCCACGTCCTCATGGTCGAGGACGTGATCGACACCGGCCTCACCACCTCCTTCCTCTACGAGCACGTCGAGCGCCACCGGCCGGCGTCGCTGCGCCTGGTGGCGCTCCTCGACAAGCCCGGCCGGCGCCGGCGGCCGGTGCGGATCGACTTCCGCGGCTTCGTCCTCGCCGACGAGTTCGTCGTCGGCTACGGGCTCGACCTCGACGAGCGCTTCCGCAACCTGCCCGGCGTGCATGCCCTCGACCATCCCTGA